GAAAAGCTCCTTAAAGAAACAGAAATAATAATCCAAAAGAAGCTGAAAGAAGCTGAAATGAAAACCCAGGAAATAATTCAATCTGCTGAAGAAGAAAAAGCAGCGATTATAGAACAAGCACAGATTGAAGGCGAGGATTTACGCCTTAAGGCAATAAAGACAGGCGAAGAAGAAGCTGAAACCATACGAGAAGACGCAAGAAAAAAAGGCTATGACGACGGTATGGCCATAGGTGTTAAAAAGGGTGAAGAAATTAAAGAAGAAGCCCTTAAAATCAGAGAAGATGCCGTTAAATACAAAGAAGAACTAATCGAAAGCACCGAGCCGGAAATCGTCGAGCTTATTTTAGGTCTTGTGAAGAAGCTTGTTTCCGATGAAGTAGATATCAATCCGGATGTAGTGCTTCTGTTGATTAAAAAGGGACTAAGACAAGCCACCATGACGGGAGATATTTCCGTTCATATTTCCAAAGAAGATTTCGAACATGCCGTTAAAAATAAAAACAGTATTCTTGCCACTGTTGAAACCATGGCAAATATAGAATTTATGGAAGATATGGCCTTATCCAAAGGCCAATGCATTATAGAAACCTCCTTTGGCAGTATTAATTGCAATATAGAAGATCAGTATAAGGAACTAAAAAAGAATATGTATTTCATATTGAAAAACAGGTGATGTTGTGAGCCAGATGCTTGATTTAAAAAAATACCGCGGCTTGTTTGAACGCTCTTACATAAAAAAATTCGGAAGAGTAACTCAAGTAGTAGGACTTACAATTGAATCCATTGGTCCGGACGTTAACGTCGGGAGCAAATGCTTCATAAAAAGCAATAATGAAAAACCGCCTGTTATGGCGGAAGTGGTGGGCTTTGTAGATAATAAAATACTTCTGATGCCCCTTGGAAAAATGGAGGGCATCGGCCCCGGCTCTATTGTTGAAGCAAGCGATTTGCCTATTACCGTTAAAGTATCCGACGATATTCTCGGAAGGATTTTAAACGGCTTAGGGGATCCTATGGACGGCGGGCCTGATATTATAAACGGCAGGAATATGCCCATATCAAATAATGCGCCGGACCCTTTGAAAAGAAACAGAATTGCAGAGCCGCTTCCTCTTGGCGTAAAGGCCATAGACGGTCTTTTGACCATTGGAAAGGGCCAGAGGGTAGGCATATTTGCAGGAAGCGGCGTTGGAAAATCCACCCTTATGGGTATGATTGCAAGAAATACAAAGGCCGATGTTAATGTCATTGCTCTTATTGGAGAGCGGGGAAGAGAAGTAAGAGAATTTATAGAAAAAGACTTGGGTGAAGAAGGCCTTCAAAGAAGCGTCCTGGTAATAGCCACCTCAGACCAGCCGGCCCTTGTAAGAATAAAGGCGGCCCAGGCAGCGACTTCCGTTGCAGAGTATTTTAGGGACAAGGGTTTAGATGTACTCCTTTTGATGGACTCTCTTACAAGATATGCCATGGCCCAAAGGGAAGTCGGCCTTGCAACAGGAGAACCTCCCGTTTCGAGAGGGTATACCCCTTCAGTGTTTTCTGTAATGCCTCAGCTTCTTGAAAGAGCGGGAAATTCCGATAAAGGTTCTATTACAGGTCTTTATACGGTTCTTGTAGACGGAGACGATCTTACAGAGCCGGTTACGGATACTGCCAGGGGAATTTTGGACGGGCATATCGTTTTAGACAGAAAAATAGCCAACAAAAACCATTATCCGGCAATAGACGTTTTAGCCAGCGTATCCCGTGTAATGGGTGATATAGTTACACCTGAACATAAAAAAAATGCCAATCTTATAAAAAAGACTATGGCTGTATATAGCGGTGCCGAGGATTTGATTAATATAGGCGCTTACGCCGCAGGCAGTAACCCCGAGATTGACTATGCAATAAAGAAGAACAGGGCAATTCAAGACTTCTTAACCCAGACAGTAGAAGAAAAATTTGACTTTGATGAAGTGACCGATCAAATGTCTCAGATAATTTCCTGATTATATATTTAAGGAGCGGTTATTTTGGCTAAATTTACTTTTTCCATGGAAAGCATCCTTAAAATAAAATACAGCCTTGAGGAACAAAAAAAGCAGGAATTCGGCATGGCTATGAAAAAGCTGGAGGCAGAAAAAATCCTTTTAAATAGCCTCAATAAAAGGCGGGAAGATTCTGTCGCCACGTTTAAAGTAAATGTTTCCTCAGCTATAAACCCTAAGGAATCAGCCGACTTTTCAAATTACATAGAAGCTTTGAAATTTAAAATAGAAGAGCAGGCCATAAAAGTTAAAAGGGCCAATGCGGAAGTTGAGAAAAAAAGAGAAGAGCTTGTAGAAGCCACAAAAGAGAAGAAAAAATTTGAAAAGCTAAAAGAAAACCAGCATGAAAATTATATTATAGAAGAAAAACGAAGCGAACAAAGAGTTACCGATGAAATCGTCAGCTATAAATATAACAGCTAGGCTTTGCCTTATGGCATTGCCCTTTACCGGAGGCGTGTATGGCGTTATTTAAGAAAAAGGAAAAAATTGAAGAGGCTAAGGACTTGGACGATGAGCTGTATGTAGAAGACAGCGACGCCTCAGAGGATTCTCCCATAAGGCCTATAGGTGAAGCCGTCGGAGAAGAACCTCAGGAAGCCTCTGATAAAAAAGAAAAAAAGAAAAAAGAAAAGAAGCCTAAAAAGGAAAAAAAACCTAAAAAAGAAGGCAAGAGTATTGGCAGAAGGCTTATTATGCTTCTTTTCATTACTGCTTTTATCGCCGGAATTTTATATGGTGCCTATAGATTTAATTTGTTTGGCATGGGGAATATCAATTTTAAAAGCATAAGAGAAAAGCTTCCCATAGCTAATAATCTTATACTTCCCGATGATTCTAAGCCTGATGCTGAGGAATTAAGCCTTAAAATTTCAGAGCTTGAGGGAAAAATAAAATCTCTTGAAGAAGAAAAATCAGACCTTGAAAAAAGAAATGAGCTTTACGCCCAAGAGGTATTAAGGCTTAAAGAATTTGAATCCCAGCAGCTTGAATTCAGAGCGGAAAAGGAAGAATTTGACAGAATGATTGCATCTGAAAAACCTTCAGAATATGAGAAATTTTACAGTCAGATTTCTCCTGAAAATGCCGAAATAATATACAGAGAGATTGTTGGTGAAATAAGTTCTTCAAAAGAATTTAAAAAGTATATCAGCACCTTCCAGAATATGGACGAGTCTGCTGCCGCAGGTATATTTGAGAAAATGGTTTCAACCGATATTGATTTGGTGGTAAGCATATTGAAAGCGCTTCCGGCAGAGCAAAGCGCTTCCGTATTGGCGGCTATGAAGCCGGAAAGCGCCGCCATGGCAACAAAAAGGATGTACCCTGAGAACTAATGTGAGGCCTGAATTTAAAAGGGCTTGACATATACAGTAAATAAACTTCAAAAAAGACTAAATTTATTTACTGGACCTAATATGTATAGCCGGCCGAGTGCCGGTCAAAGAAAATAATAGGAGGTGAAAAATGAATATTACAGGAGCATTTTTTGAAGGAATGAATGTGAAGTCTCTTCAGCTTAAAGATGCAAGCATATCCGATGGAAATGGATTTAAAGACACTTTTTCAAAGGTAAGCTCAAATACCAGAGAGCCTGTGGAAAATAAAACAAAGGCTCCCAAGGAAGCAAATAACCAAAGGCCAAGGGAAGACGTTCAGAACAAGCCTTCAGAAGACGATACGCAAAGGGATAAAATCCAAAAGCCTGAAGTTAAGGAAGATACCGCTAAAAAAGAAGTTTCTTCTAAGGAAACAAAGGAAACCAAAGAGGCGGAAGTAATAAAGCCTGCTTTGGCGGAAGAAAAACCAGACCTTAACGCAGAAATTCTAGCTCTTATATGCGCCCAGCTTAATATTGAGCCCGAAAAGCTTCAAGACATGCTTAAAGAGCTTAATATCGAGCCTTCGGAGCTTTTAGAAGGCGGAAATATGAATAAGCTTATTCAAAAGGTATTTGACGTTAATAATTCCGTAGAGCTTCTTAAGATACCGGATATTGAAAAAATTATCAAAAATCTTGAAGAGGAAATTTTAAAGCTTTCTAAGGATACGGTAAATATCCCGATAGAATCAGTTGAATCTGCAAAAACAGAAACTGTTAAGGCAATAAGTATTCAGCCGCCTAAAGAAGCAACTCTTTCTGTAAGCTCAAGTAATGAAGAGACAGGCTTAACCGATACGGATTCATCGAATACCACAGCAGTAACTGCAGAAACAGTAAAAACTGTAAAGGCTCCTTCTTCTGAAAAAAATCAGGACCAGCCTGCAATGGATTTATCACAGGATAGCGGCGATGCTTTGCTTGAGAATACTCTTGAAATCAATGTCCATGGCATCACCACAGATTTCAAAGCCGTAACAAATAATCAAATTAAGGCAGAAGCAGTTAAAAACGTAAATCCTCAGGAAGTTATAACCCAGATTGTGGACAAAATTAAAATTGACGTTAAGGCCAATTCTTCAGAAGTGAGAATGACCATAAAGCCGGAGTCTCTAGGAGAAGTATCTCTTAAGGTTGCCACTGAAAACGGCATTATTACCGCTCAGTTTATAGCGGAAAGCCAGAGGGTTAAAGAAATTATTGAATCTAATTTCAACCAGCTTAAAGATGCCTTAAACCAGCAGGGAATCAATATTTCCCAGATGTCCGTAAGTGTTTCCCAAGGGGATAAGGAAAAGCATATGCAGCAATTCCAGCAGGAAAAAAGCAAATCTCAAATGAGAATAAATGCTATCCTTAACGGAATAGAGCAGGAAGGCCAGATGATTCCAGAGGAAATAGACACTAGAAAAATTTATCAAAACAAGGTTGAATATGTAATTTAAAGACTTAAATATCCGGGAAAGGAGGAAAACAATGGCAGATACAAATTCAGTAAACACGTCAGGGCTTTGGACGGACTATATCAGCGGCGGAGATAAAAGCAGCTCAAAATTAGGTTCAAGAGAAGTGAATTCCAATCTTGATAAGGACGCATTTTTAAGGCTTTTAGTAACCCAGCTTCAATATCAAGACCCTTTAAACCCCATGGATGATAAGGAATTCCTCTCTCAGATGGCGCAGTTTACCTCTCTTGAGCAGATGAACAATATGAATGCAAGCGTATCGAAAAGCCAGGCCTTTTCTATGATAGGAAAGCTCGTAATCGGTACCATTTACGATGAAAAGACCAATACCTATGAAGAAGTGGCAGGACAGGTTCAATACGTTACGCTTAAAAAAGGCGAGCCTTATCTCGTGATAAACGGCAAGGAAATGTCCGTAAACGATGTTGAAAACGTATACGAGATACAGCTTGACAGCATAAATTCAAATGTTGCAACTTCTCAGAGCCTGAACCTTATTGGAAAACATATTCAAACGATTATCAGGGATTCCAGCGGAACGCCTATAGAATATATCGAAGGCATCGTAAACTACATTAAATTCGATAAAGGCACACCGATTCTTATGGTTGGCAGTAAAGAGATCTATCCAAGTAACGTTATGGGAATATCCAACGGCAACATGCTTCTCGGTAAACCCATAAAAACCGAATTTGGAGAAGGAACCATCGATTCCATAAAATACATAAATGGAGAACCTAAGGTTATAGCAAACGGCAATCAGGTGGATTTGGAGGACCTTGCACATCTTTCTCAAGCTTATCTTTTGGTAGGCCAAGAAATAGGATATGGGAATATATCGGGCGAAGTTACCGGCATAGAGCTTATTAAAGGCGAGGTTTACCTGAACGTAGGCAATGAATCTATTTCTTATAAAAAATATACGGGAATAGAGTAAGGCGGTATAAATATGAGCCAATATAATCAGATGATGATTCATAGAATCAATAGCCAGACTACGGCGAAACCGGTAGAAAGAACCATTCAAACCAAGGCGGAGAGCTTCAGTGATATTTTAAATAAGAAGCTTGACGAAAGCTCGGAACTCCAGTTTTCAAAACATGCAACCTCCCGTATCGGCGGAAGAGACATCGATTTGACTGAGGAGCAGCTGAAAAGGGTTGAAGAAGGTGTTAAGGAAGCCGGCAGAAAGGGTATTAAAGATTCCCTTGTGCTTGTAGACGGCGTTGCCCTTTTAGTTAACGTAAATTCCAAAACGGTGGTTACGGCAATTAAAGGCGGCGGCAAAAATGTTTTCACCAATATTGACGGTGCAGTAATCGTATAGCCGGACCTTTTTAAGGGGGCTTAATATTCCCGAACGACAGACGGAATATACTGCATGAGTATCAATAACCTTGAAAAATACAGATAAAGGCTTGTGATATTTTTTAAGGGAGAGCTTAGGATTATACTTAACAGTAAAGTGAAAGCAGGTTAAGTATAAAAAACAATTAAAGTCCTTTGCAGCCGGGCGCAGTAAATAATAAAATATCCGGTCTGCTATCTAAGAGGAGGTCATTTATATGATGAGATCAATGTTTTCAGGCGTTTCCGGTCTGAGAACCCACCAGACAAAGATGGACGTTATCGCCCATAATATTTCAAACGTAAATACAGTAGGCTTTAAATCAAGCCGCGTTACCTTTAATGAAGTATTCAGCCAGACATTAAGAAGCGGAAGCGGCGCCAACGAAACTACAGGCCGAGGCGGAACAAACCCGATGCAGATAGGTCTCGGAACCAATGTTTCATCCATAGATAAAAACATGACTA
This is a stretch of genomic DNA from Anaeropeptidivorans aminofermentans. It encodes these proteins:
- a CDS encoding FliH/SctL family protein — its product is MSKIFKASNIVVDKNNRVSIAVMPAPEPEPIKEEKTLENNIAEIPEELKASQEKLLKETEIIIQKKLKEAEMKTQEIIQSAEEEKAAIIEQAQIEGEDLRLKAIKTGEEEAETIREDARKKGYDDGMAIGVKKGEEIKEEALKIREDAVKYKEELIESTEPEIVELILGLVKKLVSDEVDINPDVVLLLIKKGLRQATMTGDISVHISKEDFEHAVKNKNSILATVETMANIEFMEDMALSKGQCIIETSFGSINCNIEDQYKELKKNMYFILKNR
- the fliI gene encoding flagellar protein export ATPase FliI, which encodes MLDLKKYRGLFERSYIKKFGRVTQVVGLTIESIGPDVNVGSKCFIKSNNEKPPVMAEVVGFVDNKILLMPLGKMEGIGPGSIVEASDLPITVKVSDDILGRILNGLGDPMDGGPDIINGRNMPISNNAPDPLKRNRIAEPLPLGVKAIDGLLTIGKGQRVGIFAGSGVGKSTLMGMIARNTKADVNVIALIGERGREVREFIEKDLGEEGLQRSVLVIATSDQPALVRIKAAQAATSVAEYFRDKGLDVLLLMDSLTRYAMAQREVGLATGEPPVSRGYTPSVFSVMPQLLERAGNSDKGSITGLYTVLVDGDDLTEPVTDTARGILDGHIVLDRKIANKNHYPAIDVLASVSRVMGDIVTPEHKKNANLIKKTMAVYSGAEDLINIGAYAAGSNPEIDYAIKKNRAIQDFLTQTVEEKFDFDEVTDQMSQIIS
- the fliJ gene encoding flagellar export protein FliJ translates to MAKFTFSMESILKIKYSLEEQKKQEFGMAMKKLEAEKILLNSLNKRREDSVATFKVNVSSAINPKESADFSNYIEALKFKIEEQAIKVKRANAEVEKKREELVEATKEKKKFEKLKENQHENYIIEEKRSEQRVTDEIVSYKYNS
- a CDS encoding MotE family protein; the encoded protein is MALFKKKEKIEEAKDLDDELYVEDSDASEDSPIRPIGEAVGEEPQEASDKKEKKKKEKKPKKEKKPKKEGKSIGRRLIMLLFITAFIAGILYGAYRFNLFGMGNINFKSIREKLPIANNLILPDDSKPDAEELSLKISELEGKIKSLEEEKSDLEKRNELYAQEVLRLKEFESQQLEFRAEKEEFDRMIASEKPSEYEKFYSQISPENAEIIYREIVGEISSSKEFKKYISTFQNMDESAAAGIFEKMVSTDIDLVVSILKALPAEQSASVLAAMKPESAAMATKRMYPEN
- a CDS encoding flagellar hook-length control protein FliK; this encodes MNITGAFFEGMNVKSLQLKDASISDGNGFKDTFSKVSSNTREPVENKTKAPKEANNQRPREDVQNKPSEDDTQRDKIQKPEVKEDTAKKEVSSKETKETKEAEVIKPALAEEKPDLNAEILALICAQLNIEPEKLQDMLKELNIEPSELLEGGNMNKLIQKVFDVNNSVELLKIPDIEKIIKNLEEEILKLSKDTVNIPIESVESAKTETVKAISIQPPKEATLSVSSSNEETGLTDTDSSNTTAVTAETVKTVKAPSSEKNQDQPAMDLSQDSGDALLENTLEINVHGITTDFKAVTNNQIKAEAVKNVNPQEVITQIVDKIKIDVKANSSEVRMTIKPESLGEVSLKVATENGIITAQFIAESQRVKEIIESNFNQLKDALNQQGINISQMSVSVSQGDKEKHMQQFQQEKSKSQMRINAILNGIEQEGQMIPEEIDTRKIYQNKVEYVI
- a CDS encoding flagellar hook capping FlgD N-terminal domain-containing protein, which gives rise to MADTNSVNTSGLWTDYISGGDKSSSKLGSREVNSNLDKDAFLRLLVTQLQYQDPLNPMDDKEFLSQMAQFTSLEQMNNMNASVSKSQAFSMIGKLVIGTIYDEKTNTYEEVAGQVQYVTLKKGEPYLVINGKEMSVNDVENVYEIQLDSINSNVATSQSLNLIGKHIQTIIRDSSGTPIEYIEGIVNYIKFDKGTPILMVGSKEIYPSNVMGISNGNMLLGKPIKTEFGEGTIDSIKYINGEPKVIANGNQVDLEDLAHLSQAYLLVGQEIGYGNISGEVTGIELIKGEVYLNVGNESISYKKYTGIE
- a CDS encoding TIGR02530 family flagellar biosynthesis protein produces the protein MSQYNQMMIHRINSQTTAKPVERTIQTKAESFSDILNKKLDESSELQFSKHATSRIGGRDIDLTEEQLKRVEEGVKEAGRKGIKDSLVLVDGVALLVNVNSKTVVTAIKGGGKNVFTNIDGAVIV